In the Methanofollis sp. UBA420 genome, one interval contains:
- a CDS encoding methytransferase partner Trm112, which yields MKRSLLPILCCPVCKGDLELRVVEEKDDDIIEGSLVCGACGVEYPIRESIPNLLPKVDQD from the coding sequence GTGAAGCGGTCCCTCCTCCCGATCCTCTGTTGCCCGGTCTGCAAGGGCGACCTCGAGCTCCGCGTGGTCGAGGAGAAGGACGACGACATTATTGAAGGCTCCCTTGTCTGCGGGGCCTGCGGGGTCGAGTACCCCATCAGGGAGAGCATCCCCAACCTCCTCCCGAAGGTTGATCAGGACTGA
- a CDS encoding DUF7524 family protein, giving the protein MDVSCEIRLNTRGINSIDLPEPVSVAPGDTVFIRLVNEGSPLHLTLSAADAGRFTDFCHENLFVDTTAEVPIFIRKDVFPGTFDIEVITGYGTNRARLGVAVSERAKPPAEEPPLPVPVAAEPHLPVIPFAVVAAAALLFIIYAATKMVAFEAAAFIVLVAGVLAAWFLRP; this is encoded by the coding sequence ATGGACGTTTCCTGTGAGATCAGGCTCAATACTCGTGGTATAAACTCGATTGACCTTCCCGAACCCGTCAGCGTAGCGCCAGGCGACACGGTGTTTATCAGGCTCGTGAACGAGGGTTCTCCCCTCCACCTCACCCTCTCCGCGGCCGATGCCGGGAGGTTCACCGACTTCTGCCACGAAAACCTCTTTGTCGATACGACAGCCGAGGTGCCGATCTTTATCAGGAAAGATGTCTTCCCCGGGACATTCGATATCGAAGTGATCACCGGGTACGGCACGAACCGGGCGAGGCTCGGTGTTGCCGTCAGCGAGCGGGCGAAACCTCCAGCCGAAGAACCGCCTCTCCCGGTTCCCGTGGCTGCAGAGCCCCATCTACCGGTGATCCCCTTTGCGGTCGTCGCCGCGGCCGCGCTCCTCTTTATCATCTATGCGGCCACGAAAATGGTCGCGTTTGAAGCCGCCGCTTTTATCGTCCTCGTTGCCGGGGTGCTCGCCGCATGGTTCCTGCGGCCCTGA
- the cbiB gene encoding adenosylcobinamide-phosphate synthase CbiB yields MVPAALTLGAALALDRIVGDPHTPLHPVALFGRFVGWWGRPSLYPASLQRAAGGVLWAVSVVLFALPFWCVESFAPALLLLVLSPFLLKATFAWRSLEEHAGAVEAALASGSLDEGRRAAGMLVSRDTRTLSAEEIRSAAYESVAENLSDSVIAPLFWFAVFAPFGLGLTAAAAYRAVNCMDAMLGYTDERARLGWCAARADDIANLLPSRISGCVGLLYFGLKGRLLPAWRCLLEDRHKRPGFNGGWPMSVLAGGTGVRFAKRGVYQIGPGEKSLAAGGADIIGSVRGITLIFSVFAIIALFLWA; encoded by the coding sequence ATGGTTCCTGCGGCCCTGACCCTGGGTGCGGCTCTCGCCCTCGATCGGATCGTCGGCGACCCGCACACCCCTCTGCACCCTGTCGCTCTTTTCGGGCGGTTCGTGGGCTGGTGGGGTCGGCCGTCTCTCTACCCCGCCTCCCTCCAGCGGGCGGCAGGAGGTGTGCTCTGGGCCGTCTCAGTCGTTCTCTTCGCCCTCCCCTTCTGGTGTGTCGAGAGTTTCGCGCCGGCCCTTCTCCTCCTCGTCCTCTCCCCCTTCCTTCTCAAGGCGACCTTTGCCTGGCGCTCCCTGGAGGAGCACGCGGGCGCGGTGGAGGCGGCCCTTGCCTCGGGAAGTCTTGACGAGGGGCGCCGGGCGGCCGGGATGCTCGTCTCCCGCGACACCCGCACCCTCTCGGCCGAGGAGATCAGGTCGGCGGCGTACGAGTCGGTGGCCGAGAATCTCTCAGACTCGGTGATCGCCCCGCTCTTCTGGTTCGCCGTCTTCGCGCCCTTCGGCCTCGGCCTCACCGCGGCGGCCGCCTACAGGGCTGTCAACTGCATGGACGCGATGCTCGGCTATACGGACGAGCGGGCACGCCTGGGATGGTGCGCCGCACGGGCCGACGATATCGCAAACCTCCTCCCGTCGAGGATATCGGGATGTGTCGGCCTCCTGTACTTCGGGTTGAAGGGGAGGCTCCTGCCTGCATGGCGCTGTCTCCTTGAAGACAGGCATAAAAGGCCGGGTTTTAATGGCGGGTGGCCGATGTCCGTCCTCGCCGGTGGGACAGGGGTGCGGTTCGCCAAGAGGGGTGTGTACCAGATCGGTCCGGGTGAGAAGAGCCTTGCAGCGGGTGGGGCCGATATAATCGGTTCAGTCCGCGGAATAACCCTCATATTTTCGGTTTTTGCGATCATCGCACTATTTTTATGGGCATGA
- the pdxS gene encoding pyridoxal 5'-phosphate synthase lyase subunit PdxS, protein MKLEELRYGTELLKRGFASMQKGGVIMDVVNAEQARIAEEAGAVAVMALERVPADIRKAGGVARMADPEKVLEIIDAVSIPVMGKVRIGHFVEAQVLEAIGVDMIDESEVLTPADEEYHIDKARFTVPFVCGARNLGEAMRRINEGAAMIRTKGEAGTGNVVEAVRHMRAIQGEIRQLAGMDEQELRARARAIEAPYEVLAETAKRGRLPVVNFSAGGIATPSDAALMMQMGADGVFVGSGIFKSSNPEKMAKAVVEAVHHYTDAKLIAEVSRGIGDPMKGLDVHELKDEERLQERGW, encoded by the coding sequence ATGAAACTTGAGGAACTGAGGTACGGCACCGAGCTCCTGAAGCGGGGCTTTGCGTCCATGCAGAAGGGCGGGGTGATCATGGACGTGGTGAACGCCGAGCAGGCGCGGATCGCTGAAGAGGCGGGCGCCGTCGCTGTGATGGCCCTGGAGCGGGTTCCCGCGGACATCAGGAAGGCCGGCGGGGTGGCGCGGATGGCCGACCCCGAGAAGGTCCTCGAGATCATCGATGCCGTCTCCATCCCGGTGATGGGCAAGGTGCGGATCGGCCACTTTGTCGAGGCGCAGGTCCTTGAGGCGATCGGCGTCGACATGATCGACGAGAGCGAGGTCCTGACCCCGGCCGACGAGGAGTACCACATCGACAAGGCACGGTTTACCGTGCCGTTCGTCTGCGGAGCCCGGAACCTCGGCGAGGCTATGCGCCGGATCAACGAGGGTGCGGCGATGATCAGGACGAAGGGCGAGGCCGGCACCGGCAACGTCGTTGAGGCCGTCCGGCATATGCGGGCGATCCAGGGCGAGATCAGGCAGCTTGCCGGCATGGACGAGCAGGAACTCCGTGCCCGCGCCCGCGCGATCGAGGCGCCGTACGAGGTCCTTGCAGAGACGGCAAAGAGGGGCCGTCTCCCTGTGGTGAACTTCTCGGCAGGCGGGATTGCAACCCCGTCGGACGCCGCCCTGATGATGCAGATGGGCGCGGACGGCGTCTTCGTGGGTTCAGGGATCTTCAAGTCCTCGAACCCGGAGAAGATGGCGAAGGCGGTCGTCGAGGCCGTCCACCACTACACCGACGCGAAGCTCATCGCCGAGGTGAGCCGCGGTATCGGCGACCCGATGAAGGGCCTGGACGTCCACGAACTTAAGGATGAAGAGAGGCTGCAGGAGCGTGGCTGGTAA
- the pdxT gene encoding pyridoxal 5'-phosphate synthase glutaminase subunit PdxT: protein MAGKKVGVLALQGDVSEHIRAFEEALGGAGSVVPVRSSADLAACDALALPGGESTTIARLIDESGLREAIRTFDGGIFATCAGMVLVAAGISDTRFAPLGIVDIAVDRNAFGRQRDSFEADLVVTGLDAPFHAVFIRAPLAVRAGPGVEVLATLPQGIVAVRQGKHMVLSFHPELGGDLRLHRMFLAGL, encoded by the coding sequence GTGGCTGGTAAGAAGGTCGGCGTCCTCGCCCTTCAGGGAGACGTCTCCGAGCATATCAGGGCCTTCGAGGAGGCCCTCGGCGGTGCGGGCAGTGTCGTCCCTGTCCGTTCTTCGGCCGACCTTGCGGCGTGCGACGCCCTCGCCCTGCCCGGTGGGGAATCGACGACGATCGCCCGCCTGATCGACGAGAGCGGCCTCCGTGAGGCGATCCGCACCTTCGACGGCGGGATCTTCGCGACCTGTGCGGGGATGGTGCTGGTGGCAGCAGGGATCAGCGACACCCGTTTCGCCCCTCTCGGGATCGTCGATATCGCGGTGGACAGGAATGCCTTCGGGCGGCAGCGCGACTCTTTCGAGGCCGACCTTGTGGTGACGGGCCTCGACGCCCCCTTCCATGCGGTCTTCATCAGGGCGCCCCTCGCGGTCCGCGCCGGCCCCGGCGTCGAGGTGCTCGCCACTCTCCCGCAGGGGATCGTCGCGGTGCGGCAGGGGAAACATATGGTCCTCTCCTTCCATCCCGAACTTGGCGGCGACCTCCGGCTCCACCGGATGTTCCTTGCCGGGCTCTGA
- a CDS encoding PAS domain S-box protein — translation MVLYVPVVLIAYRYPRYGILSAFLTGATYLALYRIFIPGWTDFPEVLVNTVLLVGIGSLTAILSYRLSEKESNLRGIYDASSAGIFLLSKDGSIAEENDRFLSMLGYKNGERPGRLGQIWQEEEAARFPGEAKADASGNGIEIEFIARDGRHIPVVLSAAPGPDDLTVCTVVDIGPRKQAEKEREEERARTREYLDVAGVILLILDDRMHVRAINRKGCTILGYPEDEIVGQDWTENYLPVRVRDSVVSVCTSVLQSDRGTVVPFENPVLTREGEERQIAWTIQPIRDEKGEVFSILASGEDITRHRQTVRALEESEERYESLVAIAPEAIGIYCDGQIVYLNAAALRMLGIKGPVDFEQMPFWPFIHPDSLATVREELTKTQTGVWSSYFQEIKLCRVDGETAYAESTMVPITYKGRPATQFVLRDITVQKRMEEELRQSEVLYRTIFEAAAAAMVIIEEDLTILRANSGFVALSGLPADEIKGKIPWGLFYSPQDGKRMLEYHRRRCNGDPDAPQTYLSSFTDAGRNTHDVIVTASVIPGTKKSIVSFVDVTVQREYEKELKRSLLEKEALLKEIHHRVKNNMQQIASLLSLQAATVADRGIAGCLQASESRITAMALVHENLYQSESLASIRADAYITTLCSEIKASYTPGPGIRVDTAIDDVALDTDTAIPCGLIINELVTNAFKHAFTGRDQGRVLVSLRRQTEGRLCLRVEDDGIGLPANISIDNEETLGLRLVSALSEQIGGTPRFSSGGGTRFSVTFPYAPPETEQRDRENRW, via the coding sequence GTGGTCCTCTATGTCCCGGTCGTCCTCATCGCATACCGCTACCCGCGCTACGGCATCCTCTCGGCCTTCCTCACCGGCGCCACCTATCTCGCCCTGTACCGCATCTTCATCCCCGGATGGACGGACTTTCCCGAAGTGCTCGTCAACACCGTCCTCCTTGTCGGCATCGGGTCCCTCACTGCTATCCTCTCGTACAGGCTGAGCGAGAAAGAGAGCAACCTGCGGGGCATCTACGACGCTTCCTCAGCAGGCATCTTCCTTCTTTCGAAGGACGGGAGCATCGCTGAAGAGAACGACAGGTTTCTCTCGATGCTCGGCTACAAAAACGGGGAGAGGCCGGGACGCCTGGGCCAGATCTGGCAGGAAGAGGAGGCCGCCCGCTTCCCCGGCGAGGCGAAAGCCGACGCCTCCGGGAATGGTATCGAGATCGAGTTCATCGCACGGGACGGCCGGCATATCCCGGTCGTCCTCTCGGCAGCACCCGGACCTGACGACCTGACCGTCTGTACGGTCGTCGATATCGGCCCGCGAAAACAGGCAGAGAAGGAGAGAGAGGAGGAAAGAGCGCGGACACGGGAATATCTCGACGTCGCCGGGGTGATCCTCCTGATCCTCGACGACAGGATGCATGTCAGGGCGATCAACAGGAAGGGGTGCACCATCCTCGGGTACCCTGAGGACGAGATCGTCGGGCAGGACTGGACCGAGAACTACCTCCCCGTACGGGTGAGGGATAGCGTGGTCTCGGTATGCACCTCGGTCCTCCAGAGCGACCGGGGCACGGTCGTCCCTTTCGAAAACCCCGTGCTGACCAGAGAGGGTGAAGAGAGACAGATCGCATGGACAATCCAGCCGATCAGGGATGAAAAAGGGGAGGTGTTCTCCATCCTCGCATCAGGTGAGGACATCACCCGGCACAGGCAGACCGTCAGGGCGCTCGAGGAGAGTGAAGAGAGGTACGAGAGCCTTGTCGCTATCGCACCCGAAGCGATCGGCATCTACTGCGACGGGCAGATCGTCTACCTGAATGCCGCCGCCCTCCGGATGCTCGGGATCAAGGGCCCCGTCGACTTCGAGCAGATGCCCTTCTGGCCGTTTATCCATCCCGATTCCCTGGCGACTGTCCGCGAGGAACTCACCAAGACGCAGACCGGGGTCTGGTCCTCGTACTTCCAGGAGATCAAGCTCTGCAGGGTCGATGGGGAGACCGCGTATGCAGAATCGACGATGGTCCCTATCACCTACAAAGGACGGCCGGCCACCCAGTTCGTCCTCAGGGACATCACCGTACAGAAACGGATGGAGGAAGAACTCAGGCAGTCCGAGGTGCTGTACAGGACGATCTTCGAGGCGGCGGCAGCCGCGATGGTGATCATCGAGGAAGACCTGACGATCTTGCGTGCCAACTCAGGCTTTGTCGCCCTCTCAGGGCTCCCGGCGGATGAGATCAAGGGAAAGATCCCCTGGGGCCTTTTTTACTCTCCACAGGATGGGAAAAGGATGCTCGAATACCACAGGAGACGGTGCAATGGAGATCCGGACGCCCCGCAGACCTATCTCTCCTCATTTACCGATGCGGGGAGGAACACTCACGACGTCATCGTGACCGCCTCCGTCATCCCGGGGACAAAGAAGAGCATCGTCTCCTTCGTCGACGTCACGGTCCAGAGGGAGTACGAGAAGGAGTTAAAAAGATCGCTCCTGGAAAAGGAGGCCCTTCTCAAGGAGATCCACCACAGGGTCAAGAACAACATGCAGCAGATCGCAAGCCTCCTCTCTCTCCAGGCCGCGACGGTCGCGGACAGGGGAATCGCGGGGTGCCTGCAGGCAAGCGAGAGCCGGATCACCGCAATGGCCCTTGTCCACGAGAACCTCTACCAGTCTGAGAGTCTCGCCTCCATCCGCGCCGACGCCTACATCACAACTCTCTGCTCTGAGATCAAGGCATCATACACACCAGGACCGGGGATCAGGGTCGATACCGCCATCGACGATGTGGCCCTGGACACGGACACGGCCATCCCCTGCGGACTGATCATCAATGAACTTGTGACGAACGCCTTCAAACACGCCTTTACCGGACGGGACCAGGGCAGGGTCCTGGTCAGCCTCAGGCGGCAGACAGAAGGTCGGCTCTGTCTCAGGGTCGAGGACGACGGGATCGGACTGCCCGCCAATATCTCCATCGACAATGAGGAGACGCTCGGGTTGCGACTGGTGTCGGCCCTTTCCGAACAGATCGGGGGAACCCCCAGGTTTTCATCAGGAGGCGGGACGCGTTTTTCCGTCACGTTCCCGTACGCACCGCCGGAAACGGAACAAAGGGACCGGGAAAATCGCTGGTGA
- a CDS encoding chemotaxis protein CheW — protein sequence MEIIDVVEFEIGGTHYALDISLAREIVEMIPITPVPRAAPHIAGIINLRGEITTILNLNRLLGLAERDDNATRKIIVLVPDAANGSNTGIIVDDVHSVLRVGKDDIVQMDDTLAKEAYVKGIIRMKADEKGGKAQKQDLIIWIDLQKILLNLTG from the coding sequence ATGGAAATCATAGACGTCGTCGAGTTCGAGATCGGGGGCACCCATTATGCCCTCGATATCAGCCTCGCGCGGGAGATCGTCGAGATGATCCCGATCACCCCGGTGCCGCGTGCGGCACCCCATATTGCCGGGATCATCAACCTCAGGGGCGAAATCACCACCATCCTCAACCTCAACAGGCTTCTCGGCCTTGCAGAGAGAGACGATAACGCAACACGGAAGATCATCGTCCTCGTCCCTGATGCCGCAAACGGCTCGAACACCGGGATCATCGTCGACGATGTCCACTCGGTACTGCGGGTCGGGAAAGACGACATCGTCCAGATGGACGACACCCTCGCGAAGGAAGCATATGTCAAGGGTATCATCAGGATGAAGGCGGACGAGAAGGGAGGGAAGGCCCAGAAACAGGACCTGATCATCTGGATCGACCTCCAGAAGATCCTCCTCAACCTGACAGGCTGA
- a CDS encoding methyl-accepting chemotaxis protein, with the protein MKSQEKAQTQDAEQATDNREQQQADLVLRGIDLIPVPLHIVDRDFKIVYINKAATAPLGMKESECIGKHCYDLYNAEMCKSRNCPGRMAMETGKTNSIDISYDDGRWENCTAVASRDENGRITSVVEYFPDITAQKRTVQDLLHVGEEARNGNISTRASLDAEGDFLEIAKSVNALLDAIVVPVQQTITTIQQIGKGKIPEKVTGDYRGDLEELIDSINECIDELKGLEEGKAVLQRTAQNDFTRKVDGHYEGIYAEIAAAINAVQNRLLHIQNMAVNIGRGDLSDLKDLQAIGKRSENDRLIPAFTSMEEAIQELVNDANKLATAGREGRLSTRADASKHKGEFAKVIEGVNQLMDGVVAPVNEAMQVAGKFSVGDYTVRFSDDIAVAGDFLKFKESLNEMAGKTSAVVTQIKQAADQVQSGVSDASKGADEIAKAAEQVAITGQKCADLNRDLLTQMEEISHRISDLSASNEEMASTSQEVLERAENVAKMGKDAEKLGNDANTKITVVEKIARESVKDITELTQEMREINKIVKLITDISNQTNLLALNAAIEAARAGEHGRGFAVVAGEVRNLAGESKKATNDIENLITSIQAKSEKTATAITSANTEISSSVESVNNAILALNKIVDGASEVTHDMSEIAKAVEDQANTSNAVVQIVDNGTRLTQETMKQVSDLAALAEEASASTEEIGSVTHQLDSMAGDLKDTMKQFKV; encoded by the coding sequence ATGAAATCACAGGAAAAGGCACAAACACAGGATGCAGAGCAGGCGACAGACAACAGGGAGCAACAGCAGGCAGATCTTGTCCTCCGGGGGATAGATCTCATTCCCGTTCCCCTCCATATCGTCGACAGGGACTTCAAGATCGTCTACATCAACAAGGCCGCAACAGCCCCTCTCGGGATGAAGGAGAGCGAGTGCATCGGGAAGCACTGTTACGACCTCTACAATGCTGAGATGTGCAAGTCAAGAAACTGCCCCGGCCGGATGGCTATGGAGACCGGGAAGACAAATAGCATCGATATTTCCTATGATGACGGTCGGTGGGAGAACTGCACCGCTGTGGCCTCCCGTGACGAAAACGGTCGGATCACCAGTGTGGTCGAGTACTTCCCGGACATCACCGCCCAGAAGAGGACCGTGCAGGACCTCCTCCATGTCGGCGAGGAGGCGCGGAACGGAAACATCTCCACCCGCGCCAGCCTTGACGCCGAGGGCGACTTCCTGGAGATCGCAAAGAGCGTCAACGCCCTCCTCGATGCGATCGTCGTACCTGTCCAGCAGACCATAACCACCATCCAGCAGATCGGGAAGGGAAAGATCCCGGAAAAAGTCACGGGTGACTATCGGGGTGACCTGGAAGAACTCATCGACAGCATCAACGAGTGCATCGACGAACTCAAAGGCCTGGAAGAGGGTAAAGCCGTCCTCCAGAGGACCGCACAGAACGACTTCACACGGAAAGTCGACGGGCACTACGAGGGCATTTACGCCGAGATCGCGGCGGCGATCAACGCCGTCCAGAACCGCCTTCTCCACATCCAGAATATGGCGGTCAATATCGGCAGGGGTGACCTCTCCGACCTGAAGGACCTCCAGGCGATCGGAAAGCGCTCGGAGAACGACCGGTTGATCCCGGCCTTCACCTCCATGGAAGAGGCGATCCAGGAACTCGTGAACGATGCGAACAAACTTGCAACCGCCGGCAGGGAAGGACGGCTGTCCACCCGTGCCGATGCCTCGAAGCACAAAGGGGAGTTCGCAAAAGTCATCGAGGGCGTCAACCAGTTGATGGACGGCGTCGTCGCTCCTGTGAACGAGGCGATGCAGGTCGCGGGCAAGTTTTCCGTGGGCGACTACACTGTCAGGTTCTCCGACGACATCGCCGTCGCCGGCGACTTCCTGAAATTCAAGGAGTCCCTGAACGAGATGGCCGGGAAGACATCCGCCGTCGTCACGCAGATCAAGCAGGCCGCGGACCAGGTGCAGTCAGGGGTTTCCGATGCAAGCAAAGGTGCAGACGAGATCGCGAAGGCAGCCGAACAGGTGGCGATCACCGGCCAGAAGTGCGCCGACCTCAACCGCGACCTCCTCACCCAGATGGAGGAGATCAGTCACCGCATCAGCGACCTCTCGGCCTCGAACGAGGAGATGGCCAGCACCTCGCAGGAAGTCCTTGAAAGAGCGGAAAACGTCGCAAAGATGGGCAAGGACGCGGAAAAACTCGGCAATGACGCCAACACGAAGATCACCGTCGTCGAGAAGATCGCACGGGAGAGCGTGAAGGACATCACCGAATTGACCCAGGAGATGCGGGAGATCAACAAGATCGTCAAACTCATCACCGACATCTCGAACCAGACCAACCTCCTCGCCCTCAACGCCGCGATCGAGGCGGCACGGGCGGGCGAGCACGGCCGCGGCTTCGCCGTCGTCGCGGGCGAGGTCAGGAACCTCGCCGGCGAGTCCAAGAAGGCGACAAACGACATCGAGAACCTCATCACATCCATCCAGGCAAAGAGCGAGAAGACCGCCACCGCGATCACCTCGGCCAACACCGAGATCTCCTCCAGTGTCGAGAGCGTCAACAACGCCATCCTCGCCCTCAACAAGATCGTCGATGGCGCCAGCGAGGTGACCCACGACATGAGCGAGATCGCAAAGGCCGTCGAGGACCAGGCGAACACGAGCAACGCCGTCGTCCAGATCGTCGACAACGGCACCAGGCTGACCCAGGAGACAATGAAGCAGGTGAGCGACCTTGCCGCCCTCGCAGAGGAGGCAAGTGCCTCGACAGAGGAGATCGGGAGCGTCACCCACCAGCTCGACTCCATGGCCGGCGACCTGAAGGACACGATGAAGCAGTTCAAGGTGTAG
- a CDS encoding sensor histidine kinase — translation MSRTPEDPAGECSRIIELLREEPRGLSTSEISRRLGMNRNSVAKYLNMLVVSGRLEMQEVAVAKVYYLSHRVPISAMLDFSSDLILVLDSAGRVVQANDNLLSFTGFGRGEVAGRDIDSLDIPLLAPLLEAGLMRVALAGKERTDEVRFEKDGKDLYFVVKFVPTVFDDGGAGVTVIMEDVTAARQVLQEKERLLAEIHQRVRNNLQLISSLLALQAGSMGEGAGREIIRKTEGRLGVLARAHDHLDRSPDHARVCLGAYLADLIADSAAAVSCPADLVATRVVPSDLSLRLNAAIPVGLIVNELISNACTHAYPAGAPGCVLVSALDDGDTLTLVVEDEGAGMPAGFDPVTDGSLGLTLVRTLVTEQLGGRMEISDKGAGTRVLVTVPHGGETP, via the coding sequence GTGTCACGTACTCCAGAAGATCCGGCAGGAGAATGCTCGCGGATCATCGAGCTCCTCCGTGAAGAGCCGCGGGGCCTCTCCACCTCCGAGATCTCGCGGAGGCTCGGGATGAACCGGAACTCGGTGGCGAAGTACCTGAATATGCTCGTCGTCTCCGGCCGCCTTGAGATGCAGGAGGTCGCCGTCGCGAAGGTCTACTACCTCTCCCACCGCGTGCCCATTTCTGCCATGCTCGACTTCTCTTCAGACCTCATCCTTGTCCTCGACAGTGCGGGAAGGGTCGTGCAGGCCAATGACAACCTCCTCTCCTTCACCGGCTTCGGGCGCGGCGAGGTCGCCGGCAGGGATATCGACTCGCTGGACATCCCCCTCCTCGCCCCCCTCCTTGAGGCCGGGCTGATGCGAGTGGCGCTCGCCGGGAAAGAGCGGACCGACGAGGTCAGGTTCGAGAAGGACGGAAAAGATCTCTATTTTGTCGTGAAATTTGTCCCGACCGTCTTTGATGACGGGGGGGCCGGCGTGACCGTCATCATGGAGGACGTCACCGCGGCGCGGCAGGTGCTGCAGGAGAAGGAACGCCTGCTTGCGGAGATCCACCAGAGGGTGCGGAACAACCTCCAGCTCATCTCAAGCCTTCTCGCCCTGCAGGCCGGGAGCATGGGGGAGGGTGCGGGGCGCGAGATCATCAGGAAGACCGAAGGGCGTCTTGGTGTCCTGGCACGGGCTCATGACCATCTCGACCGCTCTCCCGACCACGCCCGCGTCTGCCTCGGGGCGTACCTCGCGGACCTCATCGCCGATAGTGCGGCTGCCGTGTCCTGCCCTGCCGATCTGGTCGCCACCCGCGTCGTGCCGTCCGACCTCTCCCTCAGGCTCAATGCTGCGATCCCGGTCGGGCTGATCGTGAACGAACTCATCTCGAACGCATGCACCCATGCCTATCCGGCAGGCGCGCCCGGCTGCGTCCTGGTCTCTGCCCTTGACGACGGCGACACCCTCACTCTTGTCGTCGAGGACGAAGGTGCGGGGATGCCAGCAGGCTTTGACCCTGTGACTGACGGTTCTCTCGGCCTCACCCTGGTCAGGACCCTGGTGACCGAGCAACTCGGGGGCCGGATGGAGATCTCAGACAAAGGCGCGGGCACGCGTGTCCTCGTAACGGTCCCTCACGGGGGCGAGACGCCGTGA
- a CDS encoding response regulator has protein sequence MKVLVVEDAAIIALDVANRVKRLGHTVTGVAATAALALEKARETSPDIALMDINLKGDRDGIEAASLLADELGIRCIFVTAYSDRGMRERALSVRPLGYIVKPIRDAELKEALAVADAALGAVD, from the coding sequence GTGAAGGTGCTGGTCGTGGAGGACGCCGCGATAATCGCCCTTGATGTCGCAAACCGGGTAAAGAGACTGGGGCATACGGTGACCGGGGTTGCGGCGACGGCCGCTCTTGCGCTGGAAAAAGCCCGTGAGACCTCTCCCGATATCGCCCTGATGGACATCAACCTGAAAGGGGACAGGGACGGGATCGAGGCCGCCTCCCTCCTTGCCGACGAACTCGGGATCAGGTGCATCTTCGTCACCGCATACTCAGACAGGGGAATGAGAGAACGGGCTCTCTCTGTCAGGCCCCTCGGCTACATCGTCAAGCCGATCCGGGATGCTGAACTGAAAGAGGCCCTTGCGGTTGCCGATGCCGCACTCGGCGCGGTTGATTGA
- a CDS encoding chemotaxis protein CheW, with protein sequence MAETVDVVEFGIGGTRYALDILLAREIVEMVPITPVPRAPPYIAGIINLRGEITTILKLNTLLGLPVEGRRETQKIIVLVPEAANGSNTGIIVDDVHTVRQVGEGDIAPMDEAMAREAYVRGIIRTGSRENTKNKQENDLIIWIDLQKVIREQVSRA encoded by the coding sequence GTGGCAGAGACTGTCGACGTCGTCGAATTCGGGATCGGGGGAACCAGATATGCCCTCGATATCCTCCTTGCACGTGAGATCGTCGAGATGGTGCCTATCACGCCGGTACCGCGTGCACCCCCCTATATCGCCGGGATCATCAATCTCAGGGGCGAGATCACCACCATCTTAAAACTCAACACTCTTCTCGGCCTTCCGGTAGAGGGGCGACGCGAGACGCAGAAGATCATCGTCCTCGTCCCGGAGGCGGCAAACGGATCAAACACCGGCATCATCGTCGACGACGTCCACACGGTGCGGCAGGTCGGTGAAGGTGACATCGCCCCGATGGACGAGGCGATGGCGAGGGAAGCGTACGTCAGGGGGATCATACGAACCGGAAGCAGAGAAAATACAAAAAATAAGCAGGAAAACGACCTGATCATCTGGATTGATCTCCAGAAAGTGATCAGGGAGCAGGTGAGCCGCGCCTGA